One genomic window of Conyzicola nivalis includes the following:
- a CDS encoding response regulator transcription factor codes for MTDGPKILIVDDEPNIRDLLTTSLRFAGFAVRAVGNGAGAISAVLEEEPDLIILDVMLPDINGFGVTKRLRASGYTAPILFLTAKDDTEDKITGLTVGGDDYVTKPFSLDEIVARIKAILRRTMQDDEEAVIRAGELTMDQDTHEVTIGSEQIELSPTEFKLLRYLMLNPNRVLSKAQILDHVWEYDFNGDAGIVESYISYLRRKLDHLSAEPIIQTKRGFGYMLKTTRA; via the coding sequence ATGACTGACGGCCCCAAGATCCTGATCGTTGACGACGAACCCAACATCCGCGACCTTCTGACCACGAGCCTGCGTTTCGCCGGCTTCGCGGTGAGAGCGGTCGGCAACGGTGCGGGTGCAATCTCCGCTGTTCTCGAGGAAGAACCCGACCTCATCATCCTCGATGTCATGCTGCCGGATATCAACGGCTTCGGCGTGACGAAGCGCCTCCGGGCATCCGGCTACACCGCCCCCATCCTCTTCCTGACGGCGAAAGACGACACGGAAGACAAGATCACCGGACTCACCGTCGGCGGCGACGACTATGTCACCAAGCCGTTCAGCCTCGATGAGATCGTCGCCCGCATCAAGGCGATCCTGCGCCGCACCATGCAGGACGACGAGGAGGCCGTCATCCGCGCCGGCGAGCTCACCATGGACCAGGACACCCACGAGGTCACCATTGGCTCCGAGCAGATCGAACTGAGCCCGACCGAGTTCAAGCTGCTGCGTTACCTCATGCTCAACCCGAACCGCGTTCTGTCGAAGGCGCAGATCCTCGATCACGTCTGGGAGTACGACTTCAACGGCGACGCGGGCATCGTCGAGAGCTACATCAGCTATCTGCGACGCAAGCTCGACCACCTCTCCGCCGAGCCGATCATCCAGACCAAGCGCGGCTTCGGCTACATGCTGAAGACCACGCGAGCGTGA
- the folP gene encoding dihydropteroate synthase: MKQLDLINRVSVMAIVNRTPDSFYDDGATFALDSAVEAALSAARHGADLVDIGGVPFGRGPAVSLQEEIDRVVPVVEAIHAASDIVVSVDTFNADVARLSIAAGAGVINDTSGLWDDRMAGVVAASEATLVLTHSLAPPRSEPPRPEYGDVVAEVVDFLRDRVARAVAAGVPLDRLVVDPGHDLNKNTLHSIELTRRLEEVVAIGLPTLVALSRKDFVGEVLDAAKQDRLEGSLAAAVVCVTKGARVVRVHDVAASVAAMRMTEALLGLREPVYLRHNMGE; encoded by the coding sequence GTGAAGCAGCTGGATCTCATCAACCGCGTCTCCGTCATGGCCATCGTCAACCGCACCCCCGACTCGTTCTACGACGACGGTGCGACCTTCGCGCTCGACAGCGCGGTAGAGGCGGCGCTGTCGGCCGCGCGGCACGGCGCCGACCTCGTAGACATCGGGGGAGTGCCCTTCGGGCGGGGTCCCGCGGTGTCGCTGCAGGAGGAGATCGACCGGGTGGTTCCCGTCGTCGAAGCGATCCACGCGGCATCCGACATCGTCGTGTCGGTCGATACGTTCAACGCCGATGTGGCCCGGCTGAGCATCGCGGCCGGAGCCGGGGTGATCAATGACACGAGCGGCCTCTGGGACGACCGCATGGCCGGGGTCGTCGCGGCGAGCGAGGCGACGCTCGTGCTCACTCACAGCCTCGCGCCGCCGCGGTCGGAACCGCCGCGCCCCGAATACGGCGACGTGGTGGCCGAGGTCGTGGACTTTCTGCGCGACCGGGTGGCCCGGGCGGTCGCGGCGGGCGTTCCGCTCGACCGGCTCGTCGTCGACCCGGGGCACGACCTGAACAAGAACACGCTGCACTCGATCGAGCTCACCCGCCGGCTCGAGGAGGTCGTGGCGATCGGCCTGCCGACCCTTGTCGCATTGTCGCGCAAAGACTTCGTGGGCGAGGTGCTCGACGCCGCCAAGCAGGACCGCCTCGAGGGTTCGCTGGCCGCGGCCGTCGTCTGCGTGACGAAGGGCGCCCGCGTCGTGCGCGTGCACGATGTGGCCGCCAGCGTCGCCGCGATGCGGATGACCGAGGCACTGCTCGGGCTGCGCGAGCCGGTGTACCTGCGTCATAACATGGGCGAATGA
- a CDS encoding pyrimidine reductase family protein, whose translation MSARIDQLWPEPMDDLGDDELIADLVAPAGPWLRVNFVSSVDGAATTAGLSGGLGDAADKRLFELLRRVSDVVLVGAGTVRAEGYGALRVSDSSARWREKRGLPAHPVFAIVSGSLDLDPSSTIFSDAPVPPVIITTARASADRLARFDGLADVIVAGSGALDVPLALAELQRRGLNHVLSEGGPSLFGSLIAAGAVDELCLTLSARLEAGDAQRIASGPLDVPAALTLERVLKHASTLLLRYGRALAAG comes from the coding sequence ATGAGCGCGCGAATCGACCAGCTGTGGCCGGAGCCCATGGACGACCTCGGTGACGACGAGCTGATCGCCGATCTGGTCGCGCCGGCCGGGCCGTGGCTGCGGGTGAACTTCGTGTCGAGCGTCGACGGCGCGGCGACCACCGCGGGCCTGTCGGGCGGGCTGGGCGACGCGGCGGACAAGCGCCTGTTCGAGCTGCTGCGGCGGGTGAGCGACGTCGTGCTGGTCGGCGCGGGCACCGTGCGCGCGGAGGGCTACGGTGCGCTGCGGGTCAGCGACTCCAGCGCGCGCTGGCGGGAGAAGCGCGGACTTCCGGCGCATCCGGTGTTCGCCATCGTCTCGGGATCTCTCGATCTCGATCCCTCGTCGACGATATTCTCGGATGCGCCCGTGCCGCCGGTGATCATTACGACCGCGCGTGCCAGCGCCGATCGGCTCGCCAGGTTCGACGGGCTCGCCGACGTGATCGTGGCGGGTTCGGGCGCACTCGACGTGCCGCTCGCCCTCGCCGAACTGCAGCGGCGCGGGTTGAACCACGTGTTGAGCGAGGGAGGTCCGTCGCTGTTCGGCTCGCTCATCGCGGCTGGCGCGGTCGACGAGCTGTGTCTCACGCTGAGCGCACGCCTCGAGGCGGGCGATGCGCAGCGCATCGCGAGCGGGCCGCTCGACGTGCCGGCCGCGCTGACCCTCGAGCGCGTGCTGAAGCACGCGAGCACGCTGCTGCTGCGTTACGGGCGGGCGCTCGCTGCTGGTTGA
- a CDS encoding DNA repair helicase XPB, with translation MNSPEAPDGPLIVQSDRTVLLEVAHPLADDARHDLSVFAELERAPEHIHTYRITKLGLWNARAAGHTSADMLATLEKYSKYAIPQVVSVDITETVGRYGRLVIERDDEGVLLLTATDAAVLAEIARGKKVAALLFERRSENTYVVQAWARGQLKQELLKIGWPAEDLAGYTPGTPHEIALADNGWHLRPYQTDAVNSFFEQGSGVVVLPCGAGKTLVGAGAMAVGKTNTLILVTNTVSARQWRNELLKRTTLTEDEVGEYSGLVKDVKPVTIATYQMLTAKRKGEYAHLALLDALDWGLVIYDEVHLLPAPVFKLTADLQARRRLGLTATLVREDGREGDVFSLIGPKRFDAPWKEIEAQGFISPASCYEVRIDLPQQDRLEYAASADDVRYRLAATAPAKLDVVKRLVAKHDGEQILVIGQYLDQIDELAEALDAPALTGSTPVAERERLYQSFREGTTKVLVVSKVANFSVDLPEATVAIQVSGSFGSRQEEAQRLGRLLRPKESGLPANFYTLVARDTVDQDFAQNRQRFLAEQGYSYTILDSDTLDAAA, from the coding sequence GTGAATTCGCCCGAAGCACCCGATGGACCCCTGATCGTTCAGAGCGACCGAACGGTTCTGCTGGAGGTGGCGCACCCGCTCGCCGACGACGCCCGCCACGACCTCTCGGTGTTCGCCGAGCTGGAGCGGGCCCCCGAGCACATCCACACCTACCGCATCACGAAGCTGGGGCTGTGGAACGCGCGCGCCGCCGGGCACACCTCGGCCGACATGCTCGCGACGCTGGAGAAGTACTCGAAGTACGCGATCCCGCAGGTGGTGTCGGTCGACATCACCGAGACGGTGGGACGCTACGGCCGCCTCGTGATCGAACGGGACGACGAGGGCGTGCTGTTGTTGACGGCGACGGATGCCGCGGTCTTGGCCGAGATCGCACGGGGCAAGAAGGTCGCCGCCCTGCTGTTCGAGCGCCGCAGCGAGAACACCTACGTCGTCCAGGCCTGGGCGCGTGGGCAGCTCAAGCAGGAGCTGTTGAAGATCGGCTGGCCGGCCGAAGACCTCGCCGGCTACACCCCTGGCACGCCGCACGAGATCGCGTTGGCCGACAACGGCTGGCACCTGCGTCCGTACCAGACCGACGCGGTGAACAGCTTCTTCGAGCAGGGCTCGGGCGTGGTCGTGCTTCCCTGTGGGGCGGGCAAGACCCTCGTCGGCGCCGGCGCCATGGCGGTCGGCAAGACCAACACGCTGATCCTCGTGACCAACACGGTCTCGGCCCGCCAGTGGCGCAACGAGCTGCTCAAGCGCACCACCCTCACCGAGGACGAGGTCGGCGAATACTCCGGGCTCGTCAAAGACGTCAAGCCGGTCACCATCGCGACGTACCAGATGCTCACGGCGAAGCGGAAGGGCGAGTACGCCCACCTCGCGCTGCTCGACGCCCTCGACTGGGGTCTCGTGATCTACGACGAGGTGCACCTGCTGCCCGCGCCCGTGTTCAAACTGACCGCCGACCTTCAGGCCCGACGCCGCCTCGGACTCACCGCGACGCTCGTGCGCGAAGACGGCCGCGAGGGCGACGTGTTCAGCCTCATCGGACCGAAGCGCTTCGACGCCCCGTGGAAGGAGATCGAGGCCCAGGGCTTCATCTCCCCCGCCAGCTGCTACGAAGTGCGCATCGACCTGCCGCAGCAGGACCGGCTCGAGTACGCCGCGTCGGCCGACGACGTGCGCTACCGCCTGGCGGCCACAGCCCCGGCGAAGCTCGACGTGGTCAAGCGACTCGTCGCGAAGCACGACGGCGAGCAGATCCTGGTGATCGGCCAGTACCTCGACCAGATCGACGAGCTCGCCGAGGCGTTGGACGCCCCCGCGCTGACCGGCTCGACGCCGGTGGCCGAGCGCGAGCGGCTCTACCAGTCGTTCCGTGAGGGAACGACGAAGGTGCTCGTGGTCTCGAAGGTCGCCAACTTCTCGGTCGACCTGCCTGAGGCTACGGTGGCGATCCAGGTCTCCGGCTCGTTCGGATCCCGCCAGGAGGAGGCCCAGCGCCTCGGACGCCTGCTGCGCCCCAAGGAGAGCGGCCTACCCGCGAACTTCTACACGCTCGTCGCCCGCGACACCGTCGACCAGGACTTCGCCCAGAACCGCCAGCGGTTCCTCGCCGAGCAGGGCTACAGCTACACGATCCTCGACAGCGACACGCTCGACGCCGCCGCCTGA